One window of Cohnella hashimotonis genomic DNA carries:
- the hemL gene encoding glutamate-1-semialdehyde 2,1-aminomutase — protein MSESRQIRSDAKSKAAFERAKRSIPGGVNSPVRAFKSVGLTPVVIDRGQGSRITDIDGQSYIDYVLSWGPLIAGHAHPEVVEAIKRTAEKGTSFGAPTELETEMAELVCARVPSIEVVRMVNSGTEATMSAIRLARGYTGRSRILKFEGSYHGHADSLLIKAGSGVATLGLPDSPGVPESIASHTITVPYNDLDSVKLAFERYGEEIAAVIVEPVAGNMGVVPPLPGFLQGLRDVTKRHGSLLIFDEVMTGFRVHLNCAQGLYGITPDLTCLGKVIGGGLPVGAYGGRREIMERMAPVGPIYQAGTLSGNPLAMAAGLATLKLLDTSAYQRLERLAMRLQAGLDANAREFGIEMTINRVGSMVCPFLTGKQVVNFETAKQSNTERFRTLFGRMLDLGVNLPPSQFEGWFLSIAHSEDDIDETIAAHRAALSKF, from the coding sequence ATGAGCGAATCGCGCCAAATCCGCTCGGACGCTAAGTCCAAAGCCGCATTCGAGCGGGCCAAAAGATCTATCCCCGGCGGCGTTAACAGCCCTGTCCGCGCGTTCAAGTCCGTTGGCTTGACGCCAGTCGTCATCGATCGCGGCCAAGGCAGCCGGATTACCGATATTGACGGTCAGAGCTACATCGACTACGTGTTGTCCTGGGGCCCGCTGATCGCCGGTCATGCCCATCCGGAAGTGGTCGAAGCGATCAAGCGGACTGCGGAAAAAGGAACGAGCTTCGGTGCGCCGACCGAGCTGGAGACGGAAATGGCAGAACTGGTTTGCGCCCGCGTGCCGTCAATCGAGGTCGTCCGCATGGTCAACTCGGGCACCGAGGCGACGATGAGCGCCATTCGGCTGGCACGCGGTTATACCGGCCGCAGCCGGATTTTGAAGTTCGAGGGCTCGTATCATGGCCACGCCGACAGCCTTCTGATCAAGGCGGGCTCCGGCGTAGCGACACTTGGACTGCCGGATAGCCCTGGCGTGCCGGAGAGCATCGCCTCTCATACGATTACGGTTCCGTACAACGATCTCGATTCGGTCAAGCTCGCATTCGAGCGATACGGCGAGGAGATCGCTGCGGTTATCGTGGAGCCTGTTGCCGGCAACATGGGCGTCGTCCCTCCGCTTCCCGGTTTTCTGCAGGGCTTGCGGGACGTAACGAAGCGGCATGGCAGCCTGCTCATTTTCGATGAGGTCATGACTGGCTTCCGCGTACACTTGAACTGCGCACAAGGATTGTATGGCATCACGCCAGATCTGACTTGCCTCGGCAAGGTCATCGGCGGCGGTCTTCCGGTCGGCGCCTATGGCGGCCGGCGAGAAATAATGGAGCGGATGGCGCCGGTCGGACCGATCTATCAGGCGGGAACGCTGTCGGGCAACCCGCTCGCTATGGCGGCGGGGCTTGCCACGCTCAAGCTGCTGGATACGTCCGCTTATCAGCGTTTGGAGCGTCTTGCGATGCGCCTGCAAGCGGGCCTCGACGCCAATGCGCGCGAATTCGGCATCGAAATGACGATCAACCGGGTCGGCTCGATGGTTTGCCCATTTCTGACGGGCAAGCAGGTCGTCAACTTCGAGACGGCGAAGCAGTCCAACACGGAGCGATTCCGGACGCTGTTCGGCAGAATGCTCGATTTGGGCGTCAACCTGCCGCCTTCCCAGTTCGAGGGCTGGTTCCTGTCCATCGCCCATAGCGAGGACGACATCGACGAGACGATCGCGGCCCATCGCGCTGCGCTTAGCAAGTTTTAA
- a CDS encoding Crp/Fnr family transcriptional regulator encodes MIQWLKKVSLFDKLSDSQLEHISRIARRRSISAGSILFQEKDPGNVFYVVLSGSIKLFTRSAGGDEKVLSVVAGGDSFGELALLDGLPRSASARTLEPSLVLEIASDDFMRLLESHFDITKCILAELSRRLRQTNEHVNDLTFLDDRTRVLKNLINLANQHGKRDGIFIRIHLALNYDELSQMAGVSKQVLSEVLRELEAKGVLAFGLNQYTLNLTKLRG; translated from the coding sequence ATGATTCAATGGCTGAAAAAGGTGTCTTTATTCGACAAACTCAGCGATTCGCAGCTTGAACATATATCGCGCATCGCGAGGCGGCGCAGCATATCCGCGGGCAGCATCCTCTTCCAGGAAAAAGATCCGGGCAACGTCTTCTACGTCGTGCTTAGCGGATCGATCAAGCTGTTCACGCGCAGCGCCGGCGGCGACGAAAAGGTATTGTCCGTCGTAGCCGGAGGCGACAGCTTCGGCGAACTCGCCCTGCTCGACGGGCTGCCGCGGTCTGCATCCGCCCGCACGCTCGAGCCGTCGCTCGTGCTGGAGATCGCGAGCGACGATTTTATGCGGCTGCTGGAATCGCACTTCGATATCACCAAGTGCATCCTTGCCGAATTAAGCCGGCGGCTCAGGCAAACGAACGAGCATGTGAACGACCTCACCTTCCTGGACGACCGTACGCGCGTGCTGAAAAACCTCATCAATCTCGCCAACCAGCACGGGAAGCGCGACGGCATCTTCATCCGCATCCATCTCGCGCTCAACTACGACGAGCTCTCGCAAATGGCCGGCGTATCCAAGCAAGTATTGTCCGAGGTGCTCCGAGAGCTCGAAGCCAAAGGCGTGCTCGCCTTCGGGTTGAACCAGTACACCCTTAACTTGACCAAGCTGCGGGGCTGA